In the Burkholderia multivorans ATCC BAA-247 genome, CAACAGCTCACGGGGAAGACCGCCGATGAGACGGTTGCTAGCGTCAATCGTGATACGTCCAACACAGGCGGCGCTCTTGCGCGATCTTCGACAAGGACAAGATTCAGGCTGGGTTCGACATCACGAGCCAGTTTATCAATCAGGTCGGAACCTTCGTCGACAATCGTTTGAAGGAAGCGGACGCGGCACGGGCTGCCGCCAAGAACCCGAATTTGACGCCCGAGCAACGATTGCAGGCGCAGCAGCAGGCCGACCAGTTGACGGCGGAATGGGGCCCAGGCGGTACGTACCGGCAAGTGCTGTCCGCACTGACCGCAGCTGCGGGCGGTAACGTGACCGGTGGCGCTGGCCAGTTTGCGCAGGCCGGTGTGGTGAATTACCTGCAGCAGCAAGGCGCATCGTATATCGGCAAGCTCGTCGAAAATGGCACGGTGACGGAAGGTAGCCCGCTGCATGCTGCGCTGCACGCGATTGTTGGATGTGCGGGTGCGGCTGCCAGCAGCCAAAGCTGCAGCGCCGGCGCGATGGGCGCGGCGGCATCCAGTCTGCTGACGAATCTGTTTGCGCCCCCAACTCCTGACATGACCGAACAGGAGAAAGAAGCGAAACAGAATCTGATTTCGTCCATCGTGGCCGGCGTGGCGGCTGAATCCGGGGTGGGCGGCGCCCCGGGCGCGGCCACGGCAACGACCAGTGCTACCGCGGCCGCGCAGAACAATTGGCTTGCGACTGAACAGAAGGTGCAGGCCCAGAAGGAGTTGATGGCCTGTACGAATCTGATGTGCGCTGTCCAGACAACAGGAAAGTGGGCAACAGTATCGTCAGTACAGGATGCCGCGACGCTGGCCGGATTTGGCAAGGGGCTTGCGCAGGCAGGTTGGAACGACGTTCGTGGGTTGGCGGAATTCCTGAGCGACCCGGTGACCGGCCTGAAAGGGATGTATGACTTGATCAACAGCAAGGAGATGCGCGACCAGCTTGGACAGGCGGTCGTTGACAACCTCAATGCCAAGATCGGACAGATTCAGACCGCGCTGCGCGTCGGCGGGACTGATAGGCGCTGCAACTCGGTAAAAATATCGGCGATCTGACTTGGCAGGTCGGGTCAGTAGTGGCTGGCGTCGGCGGTGCTGTGAAGGCCGGCGTGGGTCTTGCCAAGATCGGTATCACGGTCGGTCGCGATATGCTTGATAGCATGGCGCTCGCGGGGCGTAGTGCGACCGTGGTCGATGCCGGCATTACGTGGGGGAAGGGCATTGGTACACAGGGGCTTCCGTGGGAAAATTATCTTGAGACGAAGATGCCTGCGGGATCACGTTTGCCACCGAACTTCAAGACGTTCGATTTCTACGATATTGAAACCCGAACGGCGACAAGCGCCAAGACATTGGACACGACATTGCAATCTCGGGTCACCAACCCGCAGCAGGTATATGCGTCGGTGAAAAGCAACATTGACGCTATGTTGAACTATGACAAACCCTACACCCTGCTTGGCACGAGGGTTGATCCCGCACAAATAGTGAGTAAAGAACTGCAACTTGCAGTGCCGGAACAAACAAACGCGGTGCAGTGGGAGCAGATCAATCGGGCTATCCAGTACGGTGAGAGCCAGGGTGTTAAGGTCGTTGTGACAACGGTAAAGGGGAAGTGAATTGAGTGACGTTAAGCCTTGGCGCGGAGCGGCCATTTATCGAAATCAAGATTTCATTTTCATTGGAACGGAGTCTGGATATAGCGTTTCTATCGCAGATCCGGATGGTGGTTCATATTTTCTCGACACAGGTGCTGATGACGAAACACTCGGTCGTAGTCTCAACGATGCCTTGTTGAAAAGCCGTTTCATTACCCCACAGCAACGTGCGGAAAATCCGCTTTTCTTCGACTTTCGGCTGGTTGGACAGAACTATAAGAAGTGGGTTGATGGCCTTCTTACACGGTTTGGGTACAAAAGAGCCTATCCGAACTTTTGTGTGTGAGGCATAAACTGATGGCCAAGGAGCCACGTTATGCCACGCAAACGCAAGGAAGAAGTGCCGGTAGAACCGGGCAAGGGCTTGAACCTGGACCCGGAACTCATCAAGCAACTGGTGCCCGGAACGCTGGATCGGGCTTCGATCAACGAGCAATTCGCGGCCCTGAAGAAGGCGATATTCGAGCGCGCGCTGGGCGGCGAACTGACCCACCACCTGGGCTACGAGAAGGGCGAAGCCAAGCCGGTAGGCCGCACGAACCATCGCAACGGCACCAGCCGCAAGCGCATCGCAACCGACAATGACCTGCTCGACGTCGAGATTCCGCGCGACCGCGAAGGCACGTTCGATCCGGTGCTGATCGCCAAGGGCGAGCGACGCTTCACAGGCTTCGACGACAAGATCATCGCGATGTATGCCCGCGGCATGAGCGTGCGGGAGATTCAGGGCTTCCTGCTGGAGATGTATGGCATCGAGGTGTCGCCGGACTTCATCAGCACGGTGACTGATGCCGTGATCGACGAAGTGCGCGAATGGCAGCAGCGACCGCTCGAGCCGATGTACCCGGTCGTGTTCTTCGATGCCTTGCGAGTCAAGATCCGCGACGAAGGCGTGGTGCGCAACAAGGCGATCTACCTGGCGCTGGGCGTGCGCCGCGACGGCACGCGTGACGTGCTCGGCCTTTGGATCGAGCAGACCGAGGGCGCCAAGTTCTGGCTGCGGGTGGTGAACGACCTGAAGCTGCGCGGCGTGCAGGACATTCTGATCGCCGTGGTCGACGGCCTGAAGGGCTTCCCTGAAGCGATCAACACGGTGTTCCCGGAAACGACGGTCCAGACCTGCATCGTGCATCTGATCCGGAACTCGCTGGACTTTGCCAGCTGGAAAGACAGGAAATCGGTCGCAGCGGCGCTCAAGGAGGTCTATCGGGCACCGTCGGCCGAAGCGGCCGCCGTGGCGCTGGACGCGTTCGATACGAGCCCGTGGGGTACGAAATACCCTCCGATTGCCGCGCTCTGGCGCCGGGCCTGGGATCAGGTGATTCCGTTCTACGCCTTCGCGCCTGACATCCGGAAAATTGTATATACGACCAACGCGATCGAGTCGCTGCATATGCAGCTTCGAAAGATCATCAAGGCGCGCGGCCACTTCCCGTCGGACGAGGCCGCGCTCAAACTGATCTGGCTGGCGCTGCGCAACGTCGTGGCCAAGTGGACCGGCTCTCGGCACGATTGGAAGAGCGCGATGACCCAGTTCGCGCTGCTTTACCCGGAACGATTCAACATTGGAATCTGAATCTCAACCCGCCTCACACACGGAATTCCGGATACCTCCGTACAAAACCAAGCAAGCCCTGTTCAAGAAAATGATCTTGTGTCACGCAAAAGTCGTTGATGGTGTTCTAACGCTTTATCCAAACCGTCATGACAAGCTCGAAGCGTGGGAAGGGCTGGGCGACGACGCCAAAGTCATCCTTCCATTCGATTCGCCAGAAGCAGAAATCGGCGCTGCTCTGCGAGTCGCGTTGGATCGATGCATTCCATAAATCGACGAACCCGATTGATAAGAACAACATTCATGAGCATCGTCCGACGGGGTAGTTGCATTGCGTCCTCGTTGCTGTCCGTGACAGTAG is a window encoding:
- a CDS encoding contact-dependent growth inhibition system immunity protein, with product MSDVKPWRGAAIYRNQDFIFIGTESGYSVSIADPDGGSYFLDTGADDETLGRSLNDALLKSRFITPQQRAENPLFFDFRLVGQNYKKWVDGLLTRFGYKRAYPNFCV
- a CDS encoding IS256-like element IS1356 family transposase; this translates as MPRKRKEEVPVEPGKGLNLDPELIKQLVPGTLDRASINEQFAALKKAIFERALGGELTHHLGYEKGEAKPVGRTNHRNGTSRKRIATDNDLLDVEIPRDREGTFDPVLIAKGERRFTGFDDKIIAMYARGMSVREIQGFLLEMYGIEVSPDFISTVTDAVIDEVREWQQRPLEPMYPVVFFDALRVKIRDEGVVRNKAIYLALGVRRDGTRDVLGLWIEQTEGAKFWLRVVNDLKLRGVQDILIAVVDGLKGFPEAINTVFPETTVQTCIVHLIRNSLDFASWKDRKSVAAALKEVYRAPSAEAAAVALDAFDTSPWGTKYPPIAALWRRAWDQVIPFYAFAPDIRKIVYTTNAIESLHMQLRKIIKARGHFPSDEAALKLIWLALRNVVAKWTGSRHDWKSAMTQFALLYPERFNIGI
- a CDS encoding contact-dependent growth inhibition system immunity protein; the protein is MESESQPASHTEFRIPPYKTKQALFKKMILCHAKVVDGVLTLYPNRHDKLEAWEGLGDDAKVILPFDSPEAEIGAALRVALDRCIP